The Pogoniulus pusillus isolate bPogPus1 chromosome 30, bPogPus1.pri, whole genome shotgun sequence genomic interval CTGCAGCGACTTGTCTCTTCCCCTGTCTGCCATGGAAATGAACCCATGTGGTAGTGCTGATGGGAAATTactcagagagaaaaaaagttcAATGTAGGCCAGGTTTAAAAAGTCCAGAGTAAATACAGCCTCAGCCTAGTACAGTACAGCTGTCAAGTCACATTGCAGTAGATTTCTTGATGCTGATAATTTAACGATTCTTTGGCCTAAGGGTACATCTCCCACTGAAAATCTGCTTCTCCTAAGCTGCTTTATCACTGACCTGAAAGGATGCAATCATGGCTTGTGTGTAAATGTATGTGACTAGAGCTAATGCATGGCAATAGCTATGGCATATCTAGTGGGTCTGACACAAGCAACAAGGATCTGTGTGTATATTTTGCTCCCTGAGCATAGAGGTCACTGCCCTTTTTCCCAATGATCTTTGACAGAATACAGAAAGCAGAGCCTAGGCTTACACAGATAAACCTGCCAGTGATTACTTCCATAGTTCAGATTTTTATTATCTTTTATTTTGTAAGAGActttaaaacccccaaacaaaacaaattgcAGATGTCAAAGTTTGTTCTCCTCTTATTCCTAGGCTACTCACAATTTGTCCTTTTCCCTCTGTGGACTGATTGTCTAAGTTTAACTGCCTAGTTGAAAAGCTTTTTGAAAGCTGTTCTGGGCATTAATTACACCCTTTCTGATTGAAATGGAAACCCTTACTCCCCAGGTTGCCAGGAAGTGACCGTGTTACAATAGAAAGGTGGGAACTGCTTTTGCCCTTGTTTGTACAGCCACAGAGTTCTGGCTATCAGCCATCTCATGAATTAATCCTGAAAAATAATGGCTTTTCTAAAAGTCTGGTTGGTAAAGTGGAGATAAGGGAGCTGAGTAAGGGGATGATGCCTTCTTGCAGACATCACTTGTAGCAATGTTTTATGTTCAGGGAGTAGGTCAATTCACTGGCACATTTAATGGATGAGATAAGGGCAGCTTGCACTATATTAGCTTTCTGGGCAATGTATGATAGCAGGGATGCAAAACCcttctggctgccagctgctgcagagagctgcctgcctgcacttcCTTAGCAGGGCCTGGCAGATCTATTTGCAGTGATGCTCTCTTGTACTAAAACCAAACACTGATGCTCCTGAGCATCCTGGCATAAAGCAAATGACCAGGCCAGTGTGCTGCCTTTGGGACATGGCTGAGCATTCTGCTCAGCACCACTTCATTAGTGGTAAGCcacactgcagcaaagctgcaagAAGGATCTCTGCGTCATGCCCTCTTCGATGTGCAGGCATAACAGCCTGCTCCCACCTTctgctcttccagcctcagATGTCAGGCTTCTGGACTGGATCCTGACCCACTCTCCAGTTGTGCTCCTCAGTGGATGTCTGAGCCTCAGTTTCAGCACTTGTCATCAGCTGTTActtgttctgcagcaggaggtttCCTCTTGTACCGGGAGCCCCACTGGTTGAAGTGTTgtgcaaacaaagaaaaaaacaataacTAAACCAGCCTCTGCCTTAAGGAGCTGACAGCATCTCCCTTATTTCTCCCAGCTTCTGTAAATAAACCCTTGGTAATGTCACTGTTTTTTCAGAGGATGATAAAAAAACCTGTCGTCACTCCCTGACACTGACTTTTCTTGCCATTCACTaagctttcccttccctcccccatgCAGGGAGAAGTTCGTTAAAAATTAGATCTCATCTGATGGCTGCTAATTATCTTCCAGCCTTTTGGTGAGATGCTGCAAAAGGACCAAAGACAGCACTTCAGAACatccctgagggctgaatgctGGTTTGGCTGGGGTCACTGAGCGTATATATTTGCTTCTGACTTTCAGAGTCTTTCCTTTTGGAATGGAGGGAGATCACATCAACCTTCAGATTTTAACATTTTGGTTGAATTTCATCCTGGTCAATCTCTGGGAAAGACTGGCTGGTAACTTTCCCTCATCCTagcccagcacactgctgtgAAGATCAGACGACCTGAACAACAACCTGTGTGCTGCCCAGTTACAAGGAGAGACAGCTGCTCTAGCACAGCCCCCTTCCCACCAGGGTGAATGGGAAGCTAATCCCAGATTCTCATCTCAGCCACGCTGATCTAATTAATAGTAACTCTTTGGGCTCAGTAGAGTGGAGGATGCTTGGATTTAGATCTGCATTACCGGAACCAAAACCTGGCCAGCTGTGCATGTTGATATTACAGATGCACATCAAGAGGAACAACATCCACGTGCGGTGACATGGGAGAGGTGATTAAACTTTTCTGcttcaggctctgcagcctgctgctctctcctctctaTTCTGTGCTCTATAAAAAACAAAGGAAGCAATAGAAACttaaggggagagagagagtcaCCTTTAAAGCAAAGAGCCAGCAAGAGCAGGAAGATGCATTGCCTCCAATGTCCTGGAaagtctctgtccctgctccTTGTAGAGCAAACCCAAGACTACAGAAAGCACAGGGTAGGAGTCAGATCACCCAAGATATACAGGACAGGATCATCCTTGCCCTAACCTCTCCTCCCTGGTATCTTCCTGCACTCGTTTCCCATTAGCATGGGCCTTTTAAAATACACATGGTCCCTCCACCCACTACATACTAGTTTCCACTCATCCTCTTACCTGGTatctctctctgtccccagccagcatggaAAGGAAAAGACCAGAGCTGATGccggcagaagctgctgctgctgtctgcgcTGCCGCAGCCTCCTTCCTCCACCAGTGTTACACTGTCtgctcaggctctgcagccacttatttctatatataaattTTGGAGAGCTTTCATGCAAGCAACATGGCACATTTCCAGTGCAGCCAGGCCAGCCCGCAGAGTGCAtgcagggctgtgcagtggGGGATCAGAGCAAGTCTTCAGCCAGTCCTGAGACTGGCCAACCCACGACTCCCTGCTTAGCAAGAAGGACCTGGCAATCCATCCAGATGATTGCATCTGGGCAAATCCACTCATGCAAGGAAttccctgctctgcaaagctTGACCATATGGCTGAAGAATAAGCCATCAAGGGACAGAGGTCTTTGAACTCAAAGCCAGGACTCAGAGGTCCTCAGATCTGGGGTCTGCTTGCTAGATTTTCTGACAGACCCTGTCAAAGCATgggaataaacaaaaaaaatctggatTTTATCTCATTTTCCCCATAGGTATTTTGTCTGACCCTGGGGTGGTTGCTTAGAGTCAATCTTTGAAAGGACACCTTCAGGTTTCACAGGAAGTTGTAACTGGATGAAGAACTGACAGTTACCCATAGTCAGCACAGGGGCCTAGGGGCTGCTGCACACCATACCATAGCTTTTTGTGAGCTCTGGTTTCAGCAGAACGCAAATGTGAGAGTTTGATGTAAGGTGTTCATAACTCAGAGCCCTCTGTTTGAAGGGTTTTGAATTTCTGGGGGGAAAACTCTTGGCCGCCTCCAAAGTTCAGGAGCTGTGCTAGGAGCCAGAGCTTCCTCCAGCCCAACTCTGCAAATCAGAGTTGCTGAGCTATAATTAACCATATGACACAGCACTCTCCTTTTCTGTAGTTTTAAAGAACTTTGCAGATATTAATGACACATAATTACCATGCTCACAGCACCCTGCCAGACAAAGATATTCCTTTTCTGAACGTGAAGAAACTGGGGCAGCTCAGTGGGCTGCTCACCTGGtaaggggcagcagctgctggtggtgaaaCAGAGCAGCCTTTCAAAGGATAACAAATTAGGGTGACATCTGCAGTGGCTGCACAGCACTGAAAACTTCAGACAAACCACGAGGACATGGGAAAAATGCTTAAGGGCTGTTTCAGTTTAATTTCTGAATGAATGTATGTTTCATCCCTTTGTTTCCAACACATTTTCTGCACATAGGGTACGGGGGAACATTTCTGCAGCATGAATGTCACATCTCAAAGCCCACTGATGAGAAGGTCTCTTTCCAAGCTCACAGCTGGGgtttctccttcttctgtgaGAGGTTATTAGGGATCCATACTGAATTTAACATCTTTCTGTTGTTCCTGCCAGGATGATTCAAACAGCAAATGCATTTCTCTTTTGGCACAGGCCCTGACTGAATCAGCTTCTCAGACTAGTTCATCACCTAACAGGATCCTAAATTAAGAGTCCACATTTTATATAAAAGGCTGGGTGGATCTGAGATAAAATGGAAGGCAAACCATGAACAGAGGAGGGCACATTCTCTGGGTCTGTATCTGCCTGACACTGCAAACCAGCATCTGCGTTCAGCGCAGAGATGCCCCAAAGGGATTCgtggggcagcaggagccaccAGCTGGGTCTGAGGCTAGAGAGGACACTGCCCACAGCCACCCCACACTGGTGGGACATCGTAACCAGCTCCTTCCCACTGCAGGGCCTTTCTGACTGCTAATACTTTCCAATCTCCTCCTGTATCAGTGTTTTCATGTCCAAATGCCCATCTAAAACTGTTCTTAGTTTTAACTTTAACTAAAAACTCACATGCTTTTTAAAAAACATTTCCCTCTAGGCCACGTGGTGCTTCATCTTCCCTGGCTTTAAGAGCAGCAAGGTGCGAAGAACATGGAGATCTGTGCCCTGTTTCCTCACACCTGATAGAATCCCAGTGAAGGTAGGCAGATCCACCAGCTCGCAGCTTAACACTGAATTTGATTTTGGTGAGGGTTTGGagtagccttgagaattgtggtaaagggttggacttaatgatctatgaggtctcttccaaccttgttgataactgtgatactgtgatagttgtCTGTGGTGTGTATAGGTCTTCTTTTTCCTTAGAATGTTACTATCTCAAACTTGCAGCAGCCTTTTCTGTtggctgctttaaaaaaaaaaagtttctctcACTATTAAAGTGCCTTCCAATTAAGCATTTTCTTATATGACAGAGAACACACTGCGTGCAAATTTGCATGCCAGGTACAGCCTGTGGGGCTGTAGCTATGTGTGCCACTCGCAGGTGCAATGCCCTGGTCACAGGCAGATCCCCGACTGCCCCAGCCGCGCTGCACTCATTAGTTGCGTGGGAATGTCTGCGTGTGTCTGCCGATGCTGTTCCTGCCCCAAGCGTCATCACCTGCCCCAAGCATCATCACCTGCCCCAAGCACCATCACCTGCCAGGGCTAAGGACACCTGGCAGACCCCCCGCAGGCGCTACGGCGCACAGGGGGGCGCGGAGCACGCGGGCGGCAGCCCCCAGCGGCCGCGCGGCGCCGGGGCTCGCGCGCCCGCTCACCTGCCAGCGCGCGCGCCCGGGCACGCGGACACACCCCCGCGCTCGGGCACGCGCGAGCAGCGGCGCGGGGCTCCGGCCGCGCGCGCCGCCAGGTGAGCGCACGCGCCCTCCGCGATGGCCAGCGCGCGGCAGGCGCCCGCTCCTCCCGCCCGCTTGGGCGGGGCTGAGCGCGCGGCCCGCGCCGCCCCCCTGTTGCCATAGCGACGGGCCGGGTGCCGCAGCCCTACCTGCGCCTGCGCCGCCGGCCCGGGGCGTCTGTGTGTCCCCCGCTACGGGCGGTAAGTGCCGGCTCAGCCGGGCGCCCCTCGATTTCTTCGGGCTGTTGGTAAGGGGTAACGAGGGCCGGCAGCCGCTGAGCCGCCGGCAGCCGCTGAGCCGCCGGCAGCCGCTGAGCCGCCTGCAGCCGCTGAGCCGCCTGCAGCGAGGGGTGGGCGGCCCGGGGAGGCCGGCGGCGGGACAGAGGGAACCGCCTCGGCACCGCTGCGGAGGGCTGAGCAGGTGAGGGGCTGCggagaggcggcggcggcggcgcctgGGATTACGGCGTCCTGCGCCGTTCTCCCCGGGCTGGCTGAGAGAGTGTGGGGGTTTCGGCGCTCTGTCCCGGCCACCTTGGACATTAACGGGATCGTTATTGCCCCGTTCCTGTGTGTGCGGTGGGTGAACGGAATCACTGCTGCGTGTAGGGCTGAGGCCTGTGCCCCCTCATACGCACCTGCCGCCTGTCTTGAGCGCCGTCCCTCCAGGAGACCCCTCCCCACTCGCCGCGGCATTGTGAGGTGggtccctcagcatcccccAGAGGCAGCGGGTGGAGGGTGTGGGGGTGCTCCTATGACTTGGGAGAGGTGGCCGCGGTCCCGAGTCCTTTGCCGGTTGGAGGGGCAGTGAAGAACGATCTGCCGCGGCCGCGATGGGCAAGGGCAGCGGGGCTGTACCGCAGCGGGAACACCGCGGTGTGTGGGAAGAGCTCTGAGAGCCGTGCCTGTCCTAGGGAGTGCTGGCGTGGGACCACAGTGCCTCGTTTTCTCTCCTTAGAGCATAAAAGGCCCCTTTATCTGGTCGCTGGAGCAGCGGAGGAGAAAAGGCGTTATCCTGCAGCTTGCTTTACTCCTGTTTCCGTTTCTGCTGGCTCGGGAGCAAGGAGGGCTCTTCATTCTGGTGGTCAGCGTGTCTAGGCTCAGGAGAGTGCGATCCGCCCGTTCTCCTCCCTCCCAACATCCATCCGCTCAGTTCCGACGGGCAACAGTGGCGCTGCTGACTCCCACCCACACCCACCTGggcagctcttgcagcccagcctcttTCATCTCTTACAGTCTCCTTTTGTATGTTTGCAGTTCAGAAAGCGGCATTTTCACGAGTAACGTAGGGCTTGCAAAGAAGTGGATACATAGGTGGTGTACATTTTGTACTGGgtagggaggagaggaggagagcgcTGGCTGCTTGTGGGTATGACGGCAGGGTGGCCTCCGCCGCGGAGACTGTTCCAGCCGCATAGATGCTCTGCTTCCCTACGCAGGGCATGGGGTGGGACAgcagggagaaaggaggggCCCTTCCTTTCTGGATAACAGTGGTATGCGTGCGAGTTTGCTTATTGAATTGTATAAAGCTGAGACAGTGAAGGTAAATCAAAACACAGAAGCGGAGGCAGCCCTCGGGGTGGAATTGTCCATTTTGATCTGCATTGCAGGTGCATAAGAAGCATCCAGGGTACTTGTTGGCTTTGCATAGATCGTAGTGTGCTTAAACTTAAAAAGCTTTATTGATGTTTTTGCAATATAAAGTATGCCTCTTAAtttgaaaaaaaaggcaaatggaTGTGACTGTAAGTGCAGTATCTTAGTCCATTTAACTTGCTTATTAGTGAATGTAATTCTGTGGTGCGTTGTTATGACTGAACCTGTGGGAGACAGGCAGTTATGCTCTTTAATTGCACATTGCTCTTTGACCTGACTATTTAATGTAAGTGCTTTTTAAACAGATATTGGCAGACTTGTAATATTGTTAATTTTTCAAGGTTTTGGTTGTGCTGAGAATCAGGAGATATTTTTAGTGAAACAACAAAGATCAGAAGGTCATAACAGAGGAAAGTATCAGCTGCTtatgtaggaaaaaaatagtattGGCTAAACGGATGCATAACTACTTGTTTTCATCTTAATACCATACTTCTGCTTAGCttgttgaagatgtccctgctcgtTGCAAGGCGGTTGgattaggtgacctttaaaggtctcttccaacccaaaacattctgtcattctgagaCTCTTCTCTGTAAAGCTTTCTTCACTGTCCTGTTAGGAAAGACAAATCTCTCATAAGCAATCTGAATGGTCTATGTAGTTTTCAGCCTGGTAGTAGTTGCACACTTTAGAACAGCAGTTTTATTTCAGTTGTTTCCTCCACTTTAGATTTCCAATATAACGGCATAGTTTCagatatttttaattatttttgcaTGAGGTTTCTCATTGGAGTTACAGAAGTCAAACTGTTCCTTTTTCTGCCCTAATTCAGGAGTAGGTATTAAGGACAATATATATTTGTTCCTTCAGATCAGCAGTGTTACTCGGTCCTTTAAGCAGAAGTCCCCACTGCTATTATTCCAGAATATGGGCTATAATATAAAGTAAAATATTCCTTGAACATTAAAAACAGTGAGAGGGAATACAGTTGTAATAAATTCATTTGCAAGTTCCATTTTGCTGCTGCCTTCGACTCATTTGTAGGTATCTCACTACTTTTCCATGGCTTAAAAATGATGCTTTAAAGTAGCTGAACTTTGAAAGATCGCTTTTATACCTCAGGATTCACAATGCATTGTGATATTTATGTAAGGAGAATGCTATTATGGAATTCCATGTTTTTTACTCAAGTTGGGGTGTCTAACCTCATTttttgttgtgattttttttaatgtagcaAATGGTAGCAGAACAAGCACCTTCATCTTTCTGAATGAAAGCATCTTTAAATGTTTCAGAATTATTTTTGCTGACAAGTCGCACTttatgtatatatttgtgtatctgtgtgtgtctgttagTAACTAACAGTGATGATTTTTTACTGAAAATCAGCCTGCTGTAGCTTGATGCTTCAGAGGAAGTATTTAAGTGTGTTCCGACTTGGCAAGGGCatagttttttttctgttgctcgTTTAAAAAAGCAAAACTAGAGATGAAAATAGGAAAGATTTAAGGATTTCTGTGTTTGGGAAAAGGTAGCTGCATGGAAGGTCCCTGGTTTGTCTTTCTGCAGCCTCGTTCATGGCTCCTGCAGCACGCAGTAAAACTGAGGAGCCTTGAAGCTCTGAAACACGCAGACAGATGTCTGTGCCTCAGTGCAGTCTCACGCTGTTGTTATCGACGTGGATGTGCTGCAATAAGCTAATATTGGGTATTCATAACCAGTGCAGACTCTGGCAGAGCGTGTCCTGTCCTGGAACAACGGTACTGAGTGTTGCTGCCCTGATCTgggtggagctgaggcagggaggGTGCCCTTTGTTCAGGCAGAAACCTTATCACCAGGGCTCTGGTTTCCTTCCCATCCGCAGCATGCCGAAGCAAACCCTCTGCGCTTTTCTTGCTCACTAATGTGATGTCCGAAAAGGCAGACAAATGTAAGGGACAGTGCGTTTTGGAGAGCCAAGTTTGAATGTTGGCCCCTGGTTGATAGCTGCAGTGCCGTGCCTCAGATTCCTTCACTTGCCCGATGAGACCTGGCATCCTTTGTAGACCTGGCTATTGTATCTTCAGTGCGTGTGTGCCCAGTAAGTCTCTGTGCTCATTTTTAGGTGATAAAAAATCTGTTTTGCTCTAAACAAGGACATCCATCAGTATGGTGGTGTTGGTCAGTATCTCTGTATGATCAGTAAATAATTTTGCCTAATAATGTTTTATGGATCTGTACCAGCTCAATTCTCCTGGTGTGTTATGGAGCACGGACTATAAATGCAGGCAATACATCTACTTACTACTAGAGGTTAGAAGCATGACAAAATATCACTGAAAACAGTTTTCTTGGAGTGTATCAGAACTTCTCTGCAAgctgtttgtttgggtgtttttaagtaatcctgggggggggggtgaagcCTTTTATTTGGAttgctctttctctcctgcTACCCACAGGCATGTTTGCTCTCACTTCACTTTGAGAAAACCTTTGGCTGTACTTAGAATACACATCTGCTTGTTGGTCGTAATTATTTGTGTGAAAGACAGGGTTTAAAATCAGTGTTATTTAAAAACATTGCCTGACTGGAAGCTGTAACATTTCGCAGCTTCTCCCTAAACAGAGTGATGTCTGAAAATGCACCAGGGAACAGCAGCTCACTGTAATGTGAGTCAGTGCCCAGAGGGAGGGCACGCAAGGCACAGCATATCCCATC includes:
- the LOC135189071 gene encoding basic proline-rich protein-like, with amino-acid sequence MLFLPQASSPAPSIITCPKHHHLPGLRTPGRPPAGATAHRGARSTRAAAPSGRAAPGLARPLTCQRARPGTRTHPRARARASSGAGLRPRAPPGERTRPPRWPARGRRPLLPPAWAGLSARPAPPPCCHSDGPGAAALPAPAPPARGVCVSPATGGKCRLSRAPLDFFGLLVRGNEGRQPLSRRQPLSRRQPLSRLQPLSRLQRGVGGPGRPAAGQREPPRHRCGGLSR